The Dehalobacter sp. DCM sequence TATGGTTAGCCACTGCCTGCAATATATCCTGGTTTCCTACCCCATAATCATGCTCCAGCATGTAGGCTGCCAATCTGCCATGCAGAACCTGAGGGTTTTCTATATCCTGAGGATACACAATCAGTTTCAATTCCTTTGCTCTGCGTATCTGTTCTTCAAGGGAATAACCCTTAGCTAAATCATGGACCAGCGCGGCAAGACGCGCATCATCCGGTACAATATTGTATTTTGGCGCAAGCTCTGCGGCTAAAGCCTCCACACCCAGTGAATGTTGGAGTCTTTCCGGTGTCAGCATTTCTTCAGCAAGCAATCTGAAATAAGCAAGTCGACTATCCACACTATCCATACTATTCACACTATATCAACCTTCCTGAGTGCTAGAAGACCATTCTCGAATTAGTTACTCAAATTGCTAACATATTTAAAGAACCGTGTACCAGGATATATGAACAAAGATACGGTACATAAGCTGTACCGTATCCCTTCGGGTCCAGGGTCTGGAGATTTAAGATAAACCAGTATTTTCAAACCGGATATGATAGATTCCAACGAATCCTCAAAATCTATTTATCTTAACATAAACCCCTAACCAAAAAATGTTAGACAGTTTGGCGAGGTCTTGCTTCGTTTACTGTCAGTGAACGGCCATTGAACTCGCTGCCATTAAGTTCTTCAGCTAAGCGCTCAGCATCATCTGCAGCCACTTCGACAAAACCGAAACCTCTTGAGCGTCCGGTTTCTCTGTCAGTAATGATTCTGCTGCCGATGACATTGCCGTATTGGGAAAAGAAATCAGTCAGATCCTCCGAAGACGTACTCCAGGGGAGATTACCCACGTACAGGGTTTTTGTCATGGAATTCACCTCTAAAATAATTTTGATAATAGTATTGAACAACTATTAATATACTATTCAATCCTGTTCGAAGTCAAATGTTATTTATCCCGGTAAATATTATTATTCATGATGAAAGAGCGTACTTCTTCCGGCAGCAGGTACCGGATTGACTTATTATTTTCAAGGCGGAAATGGATATCTGTGGATGAAATTGCCAATGCGGGAATTTCCATTTGAAATATTTTACTCTGGGCAAATGGAAATCGAACATACAGTTCCTCTAAAAAGCCACTGGCATCGTAACCCGGTCGTGTAGCCCCGATGATATTCGTCGTCCGGATAATTTCGTCGGCATCCCGCCAGGTGAGTATATCTTTTAAGGCATCCGCACCCGTAATAAAAAAAAGCTCCTGCTCCGGAAAGATATGATGCAGCTCTCTTAATGTGACGGACGTATAGGAAGGTCCCTGCCTTTTTATTTCAATGCGTGATACTTTGAAATTGGCATTATCCTTAATCGCTAATTCGACCATCGTATAACGAAGTTCTGCATCGGCAATGTGTCGGCTTACTTTATGCGGAGGTATCCCTGTTGGGATGAACAAGACATTATCCAGTCTAAATTCCGTCCGTGCTGTTTCTGCCGCAACCAAATGGCCATAATGAATTGGATCAAATGTTCCTCCCATGATCCCGAGACGACTACCGTCTGAGATCGCTGCGTGAACGCGGTCTTCCATTTCTATCCCCTCTGCAGTCCCAATTTCTATAATTTATTTTTCTTTTATGGCAGCTCAATGACCGGCTTTTCGCTTGATGGACGATACAATAGAAAATTCCGCCCAATAACTTGGACTAAGTCCGCGTGAGCAGCTTCAGCTAATGCTTCGGCAATATTCTTGGGATCATCGGCACAATTTTGCAGAACTCTTCCTTTAATTAGTTCTCTTGCTTCCAAAGCATCATGCGCCTGTTTAATGACATTATCCGTTATTTCATCCTTACCGACCATAAGGATTGGTTCCATTTCATTCCCCATCCCGCGTAAATATCTTTTTTGTTTCCCGGTCAGCATCCTATCGTCCTCCTTCAGACCATTGCAGTTCGAGGTTTCCGATCTGCACTTTGTCGCCTTCTTTAACACCGCGTTCCCTTAAAGCGTCATCAACGCCCATTACCTTCATGATATTCTGGAAGCGCATCACGCCGTCATCTGTATCCAAATAAGCCATCGCTGCATGTCGTTCGATTTCCTTGCCTGTGATGACATAAACGTTATCCTGGCGGGAGATCACAAACCGCGCATCGCTTTCTGCTTTGACAAGGCGATGTTCATCCGGACTGGCAGAAAATTCAAGAGGCGGTGTTTCCGGCAGCATTTGAATGATCCGATGCAGAAGTTTTTCGATACCTTCGCCGGTCACTGCGGAAATCGCATAGATTTCATAGGTACCGCCTAATTCCTGCTTGAGCCGTTCAAGATTTTCTTCGGAACCGGTGACATCGACCTTGTTAGGAACGACAAGCATCGGCCTTTTCGCTAAGGCCGGACTATACAGGGCCAATTCCTGGTTTATAATCCGAAAGTCTTCCAGCGGATCCCGGCCTTCTGAGCCGGAAATGTCCAGAATATGCAGTAAGAGCCGCGTTCGTTCGACATGACGCAGAAACTCATGACCAAGACCGGCGCCGGTATGCGCACCTTCAATAATGCCCGGAATATCAGCCATGACAAAATTCGTATCTTCAACTTCAACAACCCCCAGATTGGGCACTAAGGTTGTGAAGTGGTAATCTGCGATTTTGGGACGGGCTGCTGAAACACGTGAAATCAGCGTCGACTTACCGACATTTGGGAATCCTAACAGGCCAACATCGGCCAGTAGTTTAAGTTCAAACAAAAGCCAAAGCTCTTCTCCCGGTTCACCGCGTTCAGCTACTGTCGGCGCTTTATTGGTATTACTCATAAAACGGGCGTTTCCGCGGCCGCCCCTTCCGCCTTTCGCGATGATCACACTTTGACCATGCTTCGTTAAATCTGCCAGGATCTCGCCCGTTGCCTCATTTTTTATGATCGTACCGGCTGGCACGCGCAAAATCAAATTATCGGCTCCTTTGCCGTGCATGTCTTTTCCCTGGCCGTGCTCTCCGCGTTCAGCCTTATAGTGTCGGCGATAACGAAAATCGACAAGGGTCCTTAACCCTTCGTCTGCTACGAGGATAACATCCCCTCCGCGGCCGCCATCCCCGCCATTGGGACCTCCCAGCGGGACATACTTTTCCCTGCGGAAGGAAACCGCACCGGCTCCGCCGTCACCTGCTTTTACAAAAATCTTTGCACGATCGTAAAACATTGATACCCCTCAGTTTCATCTTGCATTCTTCATCTTCTATGTCATGGTTTATTTCATCAAACATATCCGTATATTAATTCAGCAGGTCATACTTTAAGCAATTGCAGCACACCCTTATGATTTACTGACCTGTGGTGTATGATTTCTGCTTGACACAAGTATCTCCCTTAAATAAACCATAGTCACAGGTAAACCCGCCCTCGAGACTCCCCAGTAGAATAACCCCTTGATATCCTTCGGGATCGAGCATTACAGACATGTCTGAACATTCTTTAGTGTATCCAAAAAAACTTTGTGCATATTCTTCACGCCAATGTTTTTCCCAAAATTCCTCATTTTTCATCTCCGGCGGAAATTCCAATCTATATTTTATGCCCTTCAAACGCAACATAAAATACCATCCCAGAAGGAGTCCAAGGAGCGTTTTATTGCCGATACGATAAATATCCTGCTGCGGACGAATGTCCTCTAATACATCATCGATATAGTTTAAGGCCTTATCCGGCATTTTTAACTGCAAATATCCTTTGATTACCTGAAAGAAATTCAGGAAATCATGCCGCTGAATCTGAAAGTTATTTAGCTGCTCGTAAAGCATCTCTTTATCAAAATCGGCCATCTTTCTTCTCCTTGGTATAGATTATTCCACATAATAACATACCCCCGGGCTAACCCAGGGGTATGACTGAAATCGGTTATTGAGCTTGATTGACCCCGTTTTCCGCATAAATACTGACTTGCTTGCGGTATTTGTCTTTACGTTCAAACTTCACATAGCCATCGGTAAGCGCGAAAAGCGTATCATCACTGCCTATGCCGCAGTTTTTGCCAGGATGGAGTTTCGTACCGCGTTGCCGTACGAGGATATTTCCAGCCAAAACGAACTGTCCATCAGAACGCTTGACGCCAAGTCGCTGCGCATTACTGTCTCTATCGTTACGGGTGCTTCCCATACCTTTTTTATGAGCCATGAAGTTCACCTCCTAAACAAAACATATCTGTGTTAATATCAATTACGCATTGATTTTTTCGATTGCAATTTTTGTGTACGGCTGACGATGACCTTTTTTTACGCGAACGTGCTTCTTTGGTTTATAGCGAAAAGCAATAACTTTGTCGCCTTTGCCATGTTCAACAACTTTGACAGCCACCGTTACACCATCGATCATAGGGGAACCTACCGTAATCGTTCCATCTTTCTCTACAAGCAGTACTTTGTTAATGTCCAGAACCTGTCCGGCAGCGACGTCAAGTTTTTCTACATTGAGGACTTCGCCTTCTTGAACTCTGTATTGTTTACCACCTGTTTCAATGATTGCATACATATTCTTACACCTCCCAATCCCAGACTCGCCTGCGTAGGTCGGTCTGCAGCCAACGGCCGAAACCAGTTAATTACCTGAAAAGCGCGGTTGTGGTGGAAGACACCACGTCTAGCTATTTTAGCATTTTACCAGCTATTTTGTCAACTGGGTGCTCTCCGCCGTAACGAGCAGCCAGCGTCTGTCCTTCCTTTTTGCGTGTCACTTCAACAAGTCCCAGTTTCGTTCGTCCCATCACCTGGCAGCGCACTTTATCCTTTAAGAACAATTGATTCAATAAACTGAGAAGCTGATCCCAGTCGGAATCGGTCTCCATGTCAACAAAGTCAATAATAATTATGCCGCTCACGTTGCGCAGCCGTATTTGTCGTGCTATTTCTGATGCCGCTTCTAGATTTAAATTCAGGAGTGTTTGCCGGAGTGTACGTTCACCCTGATATTTACCGGAATTGATATCGATGACTGTCATCGCTTCGGTTTTTTCAATGACCAAATAGCCTCCACTCTTAAGCTGAACCCGTGGTTTCATCGCCCTTTTGATTTCGTCATCAATGGTGTGGCGTTCAAACAAACCGCCTTTTGCATCGGTCCGAATCTTGCCGGCAGCCGTACAACCAACTTCACGAAGCCGCATCCTTAGTATTTCCGCAAATTCCGCATTGTCAATAATGATTTGGGTTACATCCTCATCGATCGTCTCCCGTATGAGACGAGAAAAAGGATCACTGCTGCTGTAAAGCAATCTGTCCTTGCTCCGCTTACCCATTCTCGCTTTTAAGTCCCTGTAGAGATCAAGAAGTTTTTCCGTATCCTCGATCAGATCCTTCTCGGATATACCTTCAGCCAATGTGCGGAAAATGAGGCCGGCATCTTTTAAATCAATGTTTTTTCCGACACCCAATAAACGCTCTCTTTCTTCATCCGAGAAAATTTTTTGGGATATCGCTAAATATCCGGCATTATCCGGCAGCAGGACCAGAAAACGCCCGGGCAGCGATAACTGTGTCGTGACTCTTGCGCCCTTGCTTCCAATTGGTTCCCGGGTCACTTGGACGATGACCTCCTGCCCTTCCTTTAAAACATTTTCAATTGGTTCGGGCAGAGCATTGGGCGGTATGATATCACCGACATAAAGAAATGCGTTTTTATCCAATCCGATATCGATGAAGGCCGCTTGAATACCCGAGACCACATTCTTAACGGTTCCTCGGTAAATATTCCCGGCCAGCCGCAATTCGCGCACGGGGTCATCCAGGATTTCGACCAGTTTGCCT is a genomic window containing:
- the rplU gene encoding 50S ribosomal protein L21, with the protein product MYAIIETGGKQYRVQEGEVLNVEKLDVAAGQVLDINKVLLVEKDGTITVGSPMIDGVTVAVKVVEHGKGDKVIAFRYKPKKHVRVKKGHRQPYTKIAIEKINA
- the yhbY gene encoding ribosome assembly RNA-binding protein YhbY, coding for MLTGKQKRYLRGMGNEMEPILMVGKDEITDNVIKQAHDALEARELIKGRVLQNCADDPKNIAEALAEAAHADLVQVIGRNFLLYRPSSEKPVIELP
- a CDS encoding RNA recognition motif domain-containing protein, giving the protein MTKTLYVGNLPWSTSSEDLTDFFSQYGNVIGSRIITDRETGRSRGFGFVEVAADDAERLAEELNGSEFNGRSLTVNEARPRQTV
- a CDS encoding Rne/Rng family ribonuclease, producing the protein MKEILITTENNQIRAAVLEEGKLVEILDDPVRELRLAGNIYRGTVKNVVSGIQAAFIDIGLDKNAFLYVGDIIPPNALPEPIENVLKEGQEVIVQVTREPIGSKGARVTTQLSLPGRFLVLLPDNAGYLAISQKIFSDEERERLLGVGKNIDLKDAGLIFRTLAEGISEKDLIEDTEKLLDLYRDLKARMGKRSKDRLLYSSSDPFSRLIRETIDEDVTQIIIDNAEFAEILRMRLREVGCTAAGKIRTDAKGGLFERHTIDDEIKRAMKPRVQLKSGGYLVIEKTEAMTVIDINSGKYQGERTLRQTLLNLNLEAASEIARQIRLRNVSGIIIIDFVDMETDSDWDQLLSLLNQLFLKDKVRCQVMGRTKLGLVEVTRKKEGQTLAARYGGEHPVDKIAGKMLK
- the nadD gene encoding nicotinate-nucleotide adenylyltransferase; this translates as MEDRVHAAISDGSRLGIMGGTFDPIHYGHLVAAETARTEFRLDNVLFIPTGIPPHKVSRHIADAELRYTMVELAIKDNANFKVSRIEIKRQGPSYTSVTLRELHHIFPEQELFFITGADALKDILTWRDADEIIRTTNIIGATRPGYDASGFLEELYVRFPFAQSKIFQMEIPALAISSTDIHFRLENNKSIRYLLPEEVRSFIMNNNIYRDK
- a CDS encoding Spo0B domain-containing protein; this encodes MADFDKEMLYEQLNNFQIQRHDFLNFFQVIKGYLQLKMPDKALNYIDDVLEDIRPQQDIYRIGNKTLLGLLLGWYFMLRLKGIKYRLEFPPEMKNEEFWEKHWREEYAQSFFGYTKECSDMSVMLDPEGYQGVILLGSLEGGFTCDYGLFKGDTCVKQKSYTTGQ
- the obgE gene encoding GTPase ObgE: MFYDRAKIFVKAGDGGAGAVSFRREKYVPLGGPNGGDGGRGGDVILVADEGLRTLVDFRYRRHYKAERGEHGQGKDMHGKGADNLILRVPAGTIIKNEATGEILADLTKHGQSVIIAKGGRGGRGNARFMSNTNKAPTVAERGEPGEELWLLFELKLLADVGLLGFPNVGKSTLISRVSAARPKIADYHFTTLVPNLGVVEVEDTNFVMADIPGIIEGAHTGAGLGHEFLRHVERTRLLLHILDISGSEGRDPLEDFRIINQELALYSPALAKRPMLVVPNKVDVTGSEENLERLKQELGGTYEIYAISAVTGEGIEKLLHRIIQMLPETPPLEFSASPDEHRLVKAESDARFVISRQDNVYVITGKEIERHAAMAYLDTDDGVMRFQNIMKVMGVDDALRERGVKEGDKVQIGNLELQWSEGGR
- the rpmA gene encoding 50S ribosomal protein L27; the encoded protein is MAHKKGMGSTRNDRDSNAQRLGVKRSDGQFVLAGNILVRQRGTKLHPGKNCGIGSDDTLFALTDGYVKFERKDKYRKQVSIYAENGVNQAQ
- the yqeK gene encoding bis(5'-nucleosyl)-tetraphosphatase (symmetrical) YqeK, coding for MDSRLAYFRLLAEEMLTPERLQHSLGVEALAAELAPKYNIVPDDARLAALVHDLAKGYSLEEQIRRAKELKLIVYPQDIENPQVLHGRLAAYMLEHDYGVGNQDILQAVANHTLGRPNMSPLEMLIYSADLTEPGRDFPGVDKLRQKLYHDLREGTLACVEHTLNYLNMNKKRVHPLTALTYASLKSECDSKEV